A window of the Sabethes cyaneus chromosome 1, idSabCyanKW18_F2, whole genome shotgun sequence genome harbors these coding sequences:
- the LOC128746060 gene encoding uncharacterized protein LOC128746060, with protein sequence MPSDFNVGNMVEEMCRNESIWNTVNSAIARIMSDLQLQKFQYLKAVLKGEALRIVQSIAVTTDNYTIAWDSLKRRYDNTNLQIKQQFSALLATTAIRKESAAALSNLADEFDKRVCVLNKLENCDAHWNSFLVEFLSSKLDPATQKEWESQLDNERRPMYTDLVAFIQKRSRILQSLSLSQSSQQLAKFDPKPDSRTVRNKTTSYHSSSSDNHPKCILCKQSHSLSQCEEFKNLSPQKRFDIAKRHGLCINCLRSSHLLKNCAAGSCRTCNKRHHTLLHLNTFGMRMNQSDDQPTIAVQMAQCTETLQATSVTDTPSSVMCIADQCHTGSRALAPSSSDSPSSRSFVPPSVSKHIPSGSALYSPQVTNCQAAVPVSSHLSKTNQQSAVFMLTAYIRVQDVNGTFHHARALLDCASEANFVTESLAQTLRLKRAPANIDVYGISQSVKKVKQQVPIVVSSRVGSYRSSMNFLILPSLTRILPTTNVDVSKWVLPRNLPLADPKFNIAHDVDMIIGIKSFFTILEDEQITLGNGLPILRKTVFGYVVAGEAFESQNCTVVCNVSTTENLTSAVRKFWEVESFETGKSLTLEEQYCETHFSKTHSRAPDGRYAVRLPIRNEMLPALGESFGVAKRRLLNVEKVLLSKPQLHSEYLKFMNEYQTLGHMMEVTPNHSIPHFYLPHHAIQKPDSTTTKIRVVFDASCRGSNNLSLNDLCYTGPTVQPMLLSTLINFRLPKYAVTADIEKMYRQIIVHTDDRPLQQIVWRKHPSEIMTTYQLNTVTYGTAPAPYLATRVLNQLSEDEAVNYPLAAPKIKTTFYVDDHLSGDDDEQLLMETNKQLIALLQSGGFTLRKWSSNNERVLAHIPPSLRDTRSELEIGQCGSVKTLGLNWHPGSDNLTFNVPDFEPSEQITKRYFSNPCGLTTIRGLIRYKQTTASGGCSTAKKFVLSSHSSFPGGHS encoded by the exons TACAGAAATTTCAGTACCTTAAGGCTGTGCTGAAAGGAGAGGCTCTTCGTATAGTTCAGTCAATAGCTGTAACGACAGACAATTATACGATCGCGTGGGACAGTCTAAAAAGGCGGTACGATAACACTAATTTGCAAATCAAACAACAATTCTCGGCATTACTCGCTACCACTGCTATCCGCAAAGAGTCTGCTGCAGCATTATCGAACCTGGCAGATGAATTTGATAAACGAGTGTGTGTTCTCAATAAACTTGAAAATTGTGATGCCCATTGGAACTCTTTCCTCGTCGAGTTTCTTAGCAGCAAACTGGATCCCGCCACACAAAAGGAGTGGGAATCTCAGTTAGACAACGAACGTCGCCCAATGTACACTGATTTAGTTGCCTTTATACAGAAACGATCTCGCATTTTACAATCTCTTTCGCTCTCCCAATCATCACAACAACTCGCCAAGTTTGATCCCAAACCAGATTCCCGAACCGTACGGAATAAAACTACATCgtatcattcgagcagcagtgACAACCACCCGAAATGTATACTCTGCAAACAATCGCATTCGTTGTCCCAGTGTGAAGAATTCAAAAACCTATCACCTCAGAAACGGTTTGATATAGCTAAGAGGCACGGTTTATGCATAAACTGCCTAAGGTCATCTCATCTGTTGAAAAATTGTGCTGCTGGCTCGTGTCGCACGTGCAACAAACGTCACCATACCCTATTGCACTTAAATACCTTTGGCATGAGGATGAATCAAAGCGATGATCAACCAACTATCGCTGTGCAAATGGCACAATGTACTGAAACTCTACAAGCGACATCGGTCACCGATACGCCGTCGTCGGTTATGTGCATTGCCGATCAATGTCACACAGGTTCTCGCGCTCTCGCCCCGTCGTCGTCGGATAGTCCTAGTTCGCGTTCGTTCGTTCCGCCGTCGGTTTCGAAACATATACCGTCAGGCTCTGCTCTATATTCACCACAGGTGACAAATTGTCAAGCCGCTGTCCCTGTGTCGTCACACTTGTCGAAGACCAACCAACAGTCTGCCGTTTTCATGCTGACCGCCTACATTAGGGTCCAAGACGTCAATGGTACATTCCACCACGCTCGTGCTTTACTAGATTGTGCATCTGAAGCGAATTTTGTGACTGAATCGTTGGCTCAAACTTTGCGGTTGAAACGAGCCCCTGCCAACATCGATGTGTATGGGATTAGCCAATCCGTAAAGAAAGTCAAACAACAAGTTCCTATCGTCGTATCGTCTCGTGTTGGCTCATACAGATCCAGTATGAATTTCCTAATTCTACCGTCGTTAACTAGAATATTGCCCACTACCAATGTGGATGTATCAAAATGGGTTCTTCCTCGCAACCTTCCCCTCGCagacccaaaattcaacatcgCTCACGATGTCGACATGATCATTGGCATCAAATCGTTTTTCACTATTTTGGAGGATGAACAAATTACGCTAGGAAACGGCTTACCTATTCTTCGTAAAACTGTTTTTGGCTACGTGGTAGCAGGTGAAGCGTTTGAAAGCCAAAATTGCACCGTCGTGTGCAACGTTTCTACTACTGAAAATCTGACATCAGCAGTACGAAAATTCTGGGAGGTTGAAAGTTTTGAGACTGGCAAATCTCTTACTCTCGAGGAACAATACTGCGaaacacatttttcaaaaacccATTCTAGAGCTCCTGACGGTCGGTACGCGGTTCGGTTGCCGATTCGAAACGAAATGCTACCCGCTTTGGGAGAATCTTTCGGTGTGGCGAAACGTAGACTACTAAACGTCGAGAAAGTATTATTATCGAAACCACAATTGCACTCAGAGTATCTCAAATTCATGAATGAGTACCAAACGCTAGGCCACATGATGGAAGTTACACCTAATCACTCAATTCCACACTTCTACTTGCCTCACCATGCGATTCAGAAACCTGATAGTACAACCACAAAAATCCGGGTTGTTTTTGACGCTTCATGTCGAGGATCAAACAACTTATCGCTCAATGATTTATGCTACACAGGTCCCACTGTCCAGCCAATGCTGCTGTCGACCTTAATTAACTTTCGGCTACCGAAATATGCAGTGACTGCCGACATCGAAAAAATGTATCGGCAGATCATTGTGCATACGGATGACCGTCCTCTACAACAGATAGTGTGGAGGAAACATCCGAGCGAAATCATGACCACCTATCAGTTAAACACCGTCACATACGGCACTGCTCCAGCTCCATACCTGGCTACACGCGTTCTCAACCAACTTTCGGAAGATGAAGCTGTAAATTATCCTCTTGCTGCCCCGAAAATAAAAACCACCTTCTATGTAGATGATCATCTATCGGGGGACGACGATGAACAACTGCTGATGGAAACGAATAAGCAACTAATTGCTCTTCTTCAATCCGGCGGATTCACGCTACGTAAATGGAGCAGCAACAACGAAAGGGTACTGGCTCACATTCCACCCTCGCTTCGAGATACTCGGTCGGAATTGGAAATTGGCCAATGCGGATCAGTTAAAACACTTGGACTTAATTGGCACCCTGGTTCCGACAACTTAACCTTCAACGTTCCTGACTTTGAACCATCGGAGCAGATCACCAAACG ATATTTCTCCAATCCCTGTGGGCTCACAACTATTCGTGGACTGATCCGTTACAAGCAGACCACAGCAAGTGGTGGTTGCAGTACCGCGAAGAAATTTGTACTCTCAAGTCATTCATCGTTCCCAGGTGGACACTCGTAG